The Vigna angularis cultivar LongXiaoDou No.4 chromosome 6, ASM1680809v1, whole genome shotgun sequence genome contains the following window.
GTCGGAATTACACGTATGAGTACTCGAATCGAAGCTAttcgagtctactttctaatggaaaaagaatgaactcaatatctaatttataaaaaaagttataattgaaATACTAAACCTTGTCAAAGTCGACAACATTGTATTTTGTACTATATTTCGTACTTTTGTTACAGCTTGTTACATCTAGAGTTTCTTAGTCTTCTAATGACCCAAACTTactatttcttctaattttcaGGGTCTTACATTTAGCATGGTGTGAAATCTACCtatcatatcaatcatatgagtccaagggttttcaattttaacTGAGAATTTACTTggattaaagttagaaactttcatatgattgaatggatttttgccaataattgagaatgtattttgattagtggtaaaaactttaacaaaaattaatcaagaatgtacttttgttaattagctttttaattgatataagaggtaaaagaataaacatgattagtcgtagtaatatttaattgagaatctactttaattaaatttaatatgacTAATCTACAAAgtttttgcttttaattgaaaatgtactTTGCTTAATAGTGAGAATtccaacaaattaattgagaatttacattgattaatttgaaaatctaagacaatagttaattgaacaataatctttAGATAACTAATGATGAATCCTATTTTAAAAAAGCAGTGAACTCAacctattttatttatcattatttttatctttttaaatatttttataaatttctttctatgttttgttattttgttctttaatcttttattttattttattacttttattattttatttgactaaccccttttgtatagtttttataagaactaatttgttagaaatcaaatttgtgttcgttgggagacgacttagGGTTAAATTTaccctttctattttgttggtTACTATCTTAGCAATACTGAAGGTTCTATGGTTTAGTAGTATTAATTGTGTTGTGAAAGAAGATGTCATCGTATCAAAGCAATCGATGGAGTAGGAAGTAAATGAGTGAACCACTATAGGATTGGTTCTTTCAAGGCCGTATGGAAGGCTTTGCATATAACAATATCATTAGTCGAGTATAGACTGACTTGGGTGATGTACATGACGACCCTATAAATTACAACGTACATATATAACTGAGATATCCTTAATTACAACGTacatataaattactttttattttctaaatcatataattaattatttatattaattcaaaatatttatatattcttataatcctatattattttaaatactattaatattaaaaataataatttaattacgGTTTATTTGACCGCTATTgatctaataaattttaaataagtatactttgattgattttattatagatatacttttaaaataatggaAAGAAATATGGTGtagaatattatttaacatCACTCGTTGAATCAGTGGGGAGTTACGAAGAGCATAAACAAaatccaatttcaaaatttgagaaACTTGGAAATCAACGACATCACGTAAACCCATCAACACGTGCCCAAATCACTTTTTGATATATATTACAATAACCGTAACACGACCCATACAAATGAAACCATATTCCTCTTCTAAAATAGTAacacaatattaatattaatattaataaaaaaaataataataatagtgacTCTTGCAATTCGCACCATCTATGCAAAGGAAAGTGGAATTTCAACGGACTAATTAAATTACAGGGGAGAAGGGGCAGGTGCCGACACAATGTCCTCTGACACATCAGAAACAGGTCCAGGTGCAGCTCCTGAGCTCACAAGCTCAACCATGGCACGACGCGGGTTCGTCTTTTGCTTCTCACACAGATCTGGCAAAAATACCCCTGCATAACATCAAAACAACCTTAGTTAATCGCTCTAACAAAAGACAAAcacattttaacattttttatttcaccTAGAAAGATCTCAAcatggattaaatatgttttctatttttaaattattacaagaaaattgtatatcattttttaattaaattattaaattctcagttgagaaactttgtaaaaattatataaaacattaacaaatgatatttaaaatgttttctaCCTGACGAATAGAATTACATATAAAACTATAATACAATCTCCATATATTTGttagaaaacatattttacatagttttcatattttataatttaatttaaaactgaatcacaattttttaaaatagttttgaaaaaaaaaactaaattaaccCTTTTAAGTATATAATCTATTGTCTTTATTGAAAATTCCAAAATTTTTGCCACAACAcgaaaacacaatttttttattttaattgtttctttgttttgtaagaaaaaatatacCTTGATTAGATTTGAAGTTAAAATTTTCTAGGCGTCTAGGGTATTCGGTATGCTAAGGTTTTCTTAATGAATGGTGAAAGCACAAGACAAAAAGCAGAATAATATGAATGAGAATTGCCCTATGTTTAAGAAAAGGTAACgagcattatttttttttcattgttgaGGTGCCGTTTTTGTATTAGTTAAGAAATCACAACCACAACGCATGCAATAACACGCAGAATGTCTTTAAGAAAAGGCATCATTATTCTTGTTAGGAAATGTTCAACCTAGGAAAAGTTAAtcaacactatttttttttctttattctaagATGGTACGTACCTAATGATGATCACAACCACTAATTTTATAATGGGTCAATTCTGCAACCGAAGCTAAAAAACGAATGACTACCAACCATGTTAATTATGATCATGCATACAAGATttgtaaattgaaattttttaattactttctATCTATGTCTTGTACGACAATTTTGCATGACTTTTTCTATCACACCTTCTTTGAAAACGAGTCAAACTACTAAAAATTAATGCACTGGGCTTAAAaaactgttttcttttttaactcaGTAATATTATGTCACAATTTTAGAGActgatttttaaatattacaattattatttttgtatcataataccctttccgtatatatttaaaaattacttcTAATGTCTTGTAAGATTATTTTACATAACTGTCTTCTCCACCTTCCTTTACACTACTAGAAACCGAGTCTACTCCTATAAATGACTGCATTAGTGTTCAAAAATTGCTTTCTTAGTCAGTAGTATCAGTCACAattttagtgaatgattataaaaattacttatttttgaAGTATATTCTTTCTGTATTATGgtgatttgatattttataatataggaAGTGATGTGAAATAAACATTATAGTATGCTTAATTGGACAGAAATATGTAATGGTGAGCAATGAAGAATTCTTACCCTCTCCAGCTGCCAAATTGAAGAAAAGGTCAACAATGTTGGAGCACTTTTGGTAACATTCTGAAGAGCAAAGTTTGGCGGTGAATTGAGGCTCAAAGAAGGCATCAGATGAAATACCAACAGAGTTCCTATCAACCCCACATGCCTCCACACATTGGTCTGTCTCTATGTAGTCCGCCATCCTTTCCACCACCACTTCCGACGTCCGGCACTGGTACTCGACACCACCGTCCGCCGCCTTCTCTGTCTCCAACAAACACCTCTTCCCTGATGAAGCTACTGAGAATGCACACACTTCCTTTGGAAGGTCCTCACATGCCATCTCAGCTGCCAATTCATAAATTCCATACATGTtagaaaaaacacattttagaattaaaaacaactatataaatcttaaaataattctCACATAGACTATAAATGAAAAGTTgacattattaattaatgataGAGGTTTTAGTAAAAGATACAGCATCAATAAGGTGTATATTTGTAACCCAAATCCTTAAAGTAATGGATTTAtaggttttttttaattatgtaatgtTTAATATAAGACTTATGTTTACATTTAAATTCCAGAAACACAATTACAtgaatcacatttaataaaatacttagcATTAAGAAAATTGAACAACACATGAAAATTATGATGATGTATTGATGTACTCACCCAGAGATGCACGCATGAAAAGGGAAGAAAGTAAAAGGAACAAAGGCAATTTGTTGGAGAAAGCCATGGTTCTAAGTAATGTGTGTAGTTTGACAAATAGAGGTATCTTTTCTTGTGAGAAAAATGGGTTGTGTttgtaatgagaaaaaaaaaatgaagaaatgagCACAATGATTTTGGAAAGGAACTAAGAGGGTATATATAGTGTTATAACTACGCGTCCCAGATGGACTTCTGGACACGTTTGGAAGGTTCACACGTTTACTAAGTCTTACATCATTCctaattttatttccttttatcattattaaataatcaaagaaatgtctttcttttagaaaattggTTCTGTTTTGTTGAATGTTGAGTTGTTTCCTTTCCCCTTTCGATGGCTGATACGAGTGCGTGATTATTGACGACTACGAAAGACGTGTTTGGATGTCTTAATTTCCAGAACTTTGAAGTTTTCAAAAAGTTAAGGCATAGAAGTCAAGCCCCATTTGTTTATTTTCCATTCATTCATTTACCAAAAAGTTGCCCACTTCGGTCAATCAACACATCTTTGCTTCCAAAACATTTCGGAGAAGAAAGCAAACAAATTTGTCGTTGGAGGGAGACG
Protein-coding sequences here:
- the LOC108342185 gene encoding uncharacterized protein LOC108342185, with translation MAFSNKLPLFLLLSSLFMRASLAEMACEDLPKEVCAFSVASSGKRCLLETEKAADGGVEYQCRTSEVVVERMADYIETDQCVEACGVDRNSVGISSDAFFEPQFTAKLCSSECYQKCSNIVDLFFNLAAGEGVFLPDLCEKQKTNPRRAMVELVSSGAAPGPVSDVSEDIVSAPAPSPL